cggacgtccgaccggacgttcgccattggagatgctcttaaaagTAAAGATGTGAAGGAGTTGAAAGAATGATGAGATACCGGTGGGATGTTGAATGGCACGGCCGGAGCCTCTTCATAGTCTGCAGCGTCCAAATCTTGAAGATGAGCGCCTTTGAAGAACTTTGGCAGTGCGTACTGCCTCACCGGGACTAGAAGCATGATAAGGAGAGGGAAGAGGACCCCTGCAATCGGAACCCATGTGATCCCGAAGCAGAGAAGCAAGTACGTCGTTTGGAATAGGGTGAACATTGCAATGGTCTTGAAAGGCACAGTCTCGACAAATGAGGCGTGGTAGTCCTCCAAAACCCTATCAGTTCACACAAGGCCGCTAGTTAGTTTAGAGATCTAGAATTAGCAGGTTCTTGAAATCACGAGACGAGGAAAAAAACAGACTTGTATCGCCTGCCCGGTGCAGTGAAGAGAAGTAGGATCCTCTCCCAGAACTGGTTGCCGGGTAAGCTCTCAATGGCCATGAAAGCGAAATATCCCCACAGCACGGAGGTGGGGATCATTCTCAAAGCGGGCATTGCAGCAACGCACCCTCCAACCATGGTGGATTGCAGCAAGTTGCTGAGACGTTGTTCTTTGACCTCAATGGGGAGCAAATCATCAATCTCCTTTTCAACATCGAAGATTGTCTCGTCCACGGGAGAATCAAAGCTTCCCATGCTTGAGGCCAGCTGAATTGTGGACTCTTTCAGCTCCTTCAGACCCTGATGTAGTAAACAGAATTTTAATGTTGGCGCGTTTGTAGCTACAAAGATCAACACAGCAAACACGAGTAAATACGAGAAAAAGTGGAGGGAAAAAGCATACACTATTTGATGGCTGCTGGTAGATAAGAGGGGTCTGCATTTGCTGATAAGCTTCTTGCATGTTTCCATACAATTGTGCCAAATTTGAGTTCTTTTGAATGCTTTCACGTGCTGTGGCAACGAGCCGGTTTCTGAGTAACTGCATTATTCGTAAAATAAGCTTTAGAGAGCAACCAAACACTACAAACACTGCAAGAGGAGCCACTGAGATGGGGAATCACCTGATGTTTGAGTGTGGCTAGGCTTTTCGTGTGCATTGGCGACTGTGGAATTACACCGTTTGATGGAGGGATGCCTAATAGACCGCACATTAACGTCTGAAAGAAACATGAGAAATGGATCAGGAAATGGGAGTACTATATCAAAAAAGACGATTAAAAGTCTGATCAACGAACCAAAAAACCGAGAAGTAGTAAATCATAATGGAAGGAAGGTGGCTTTCTCAGATTGAATTCACTCTGCTGAGCCAACTGAGACGCGACACTGTGGTCAAAATAATAAAGGACTGCAATCATCGTTGCAGGAATGAAAGCTCCAAGTATGTAAAGGATCGGTACATTTAGCATATCCTGAAAAAGTAAGGGTACATTCAGCATATTTTCAAGTTGTATTGGAGAACTGAGGAATTTTGTTTAACTAGTTTGGGGGGGCTTGCCTTTATCACTGTCCAATTCTCGTAGGCACCCGGTGACCATGGATTTGGGCTGGAGAGACGTCTTGGAATTCCTTCCGGAACATTCTTAGAAGGAATATACGAAACTGCTGTCCACACCAACACCATCAATGGCACGCCATAGTCAGCTATAAGGCTCCTAAGAGAACCTGCAAGGAGACAGTAAGTAAGCAATCGTGCTACCAATTCGCCTCAAAGACGCTCTCGTTTGTATGACAATAATACTAACCAGACCCATAACGCCATGATCTAGCCTTTCGGCTTCTCAGTGCAGTTAGCAGTAGACCAAAGGACAGCACTAAAGCAAACATGCCATTAGCAAACCGCCATGAAGTCATGAAAGCGGGTAGGCTCGTGTCTGCCCTTTTTGGTATGCGAAACTCATCCACGATTCCCTAACACAAGTTATATTTTAGAAGCTGAAATTACAAAATTCAAGAAAAggtatttctatgcattatccTTACTTTGATTGCTTGCTGCATAAAGAGCATGGCGATGAGCATACCAAACAATTCCCCGGCCAGACGGGTAAATCTGTTGATGATGGAGCAAGCTCCAAGAATAGCCAACAGAAACAACAGAGCTGCAGTCCAAACACAAACCCTGTGTTTTCGTTTACACATAAAGCCATTAGGCAAAcaacaataacaacaacaactcaaatcaaatcaaacaagAATCACCACAAAGCCATAGAAAATGTGGAGACAAAGGAAGCTCACCATCCAGTCCACGCGAGAAACAACTCACGGCCCAAGTCGGATCTTTGCTTTGCAAAGTTGAACATGAATGTGTACATTATCACAGTAGGCTCAGCAACTCCAAGAATCAGCAATGGCTGCCCCCCAATTATTGAGTGTATGATGCCACAAACAGCAGTGGATGCTAGAGTCTGAACAGCAGTTAAAACCCCCTCTGCAATTTTCAGGATACAACTATCAACACATCATCAAACTCAAACACCAAGAAAATGAATTCTTGCAAGATCCTTTAACAATATAATCAATGCAACAATTTCTTTGAGTTAAATCATCTATACCCTCAACATACCAACAAATCTTCATCATCTCTGAACTTATTTACAACTATCCCAAAACATGAAAAATCAAGAATTTGTAATGTTGTGATGAACAAGGCCAGATGAAATCTAACCTGTGCTTCTCTCAAGCTGCTCCCCAAATGAAATGACTGGAATAGCAGAAGCAAAGAATATGTATGTTGTAGGGGCCAGTATTCTGCAAATCAAAAACACAATTACAACTAAAGAGATTGCAAAAATCCCCTAAAAATTCATGAAAGTGAAAGGCATACCTGAAGCCAGCCTTGAATCCACCACTCCAATCTTGCTTGTAGCAACGCAGCCGGTTATTAATGTCATTCTTAATCCCACGAAAGGGCACAAATGATTCCTCCATTTTCGAATAAAACTCACTCCCAAagtattttcttcaaatttcagAGGAAAAAAACAGCTCAAAAAGGGCTATGGGAGAAACTGCATTGCCATTGAATGCATCAAAGAGGAATAGGATTAAGCAGTTTTTGCCCAATGATTTACATAAAGTTTGTAAAACTAATCACCCCTTCAAGTATCAACAAATGCCAGCACTCCCAATCAAgattcttgaatcttgattgataaaaatgtcAGCTTTTGACCTTTCCCCGTTGTTTTATAAGCAATAAAACGGAGACTAAGAAAAGAGCAAGAATGAAAGAAGAGTAGACATTCAATAATCTTAAGTGCAATAAAGATATCAGAAAACGGGTAAGAGTAAAACACAATGTGATTGTGAGCGCGCGAAGAAGAGAGTGGAAGATCCCAAATATAAAGGAAGTgagtgcgtgtgtgtgtgtggaaaAGAGAGAGATTAGAGAGAGGCGGGTCAAAACGAGAGCAGAAAAGGGATCTGCAGTAGTAGTATTATTGAACAAACAATGCGCCTTTGTATAGAGAAgttaaatgaaatgaataaaataaaagctaTACAAAATGAAGAGGAGAAGGAATACAGTTGGAGAGTAGCTGGCGGTGGAAGTGTTATTAGGCAGTGAAACAGAGACATCTATCAACACAACTAAGCCCTCTTTCCTCCCATTTTCATTATCCTACAAAAAGAGTATTGCGAAATTCAATAAATTCAGTTGTGTTCGGATAAACAATGATGAAATACCAATTTCATTCATCTGGCATTTACTCAGAATTAGTAGCAAATTTAAAGGCATTTAGTCATCCAAATCTCAatagagataaagaaaatttaataattgaaatACTCCTAcattaaatgaaaaaatttaCAAAAGTAGGACATTAATTTCTGCAGATACTTGATTACTAGAATGAGTCAGAGTTAGTGAAGCAAATCTGTTGGAATTAATTGCTTAGCATAATTCATGAGATCAGCATGCGGTGTGTCTCTGCCAATTAGAGATATGAAATTAAAGTAAGCAGCATAGAAATTGATGTTTAGTTCAatagtgaaaaaaaaaataacaatgaaACATACATACGTAAAAATGTAGCATGACAGCAAAACTGTCGTAATCAAACCGCGTACATGCATACCAGCAGTCTGTCTAGCCTCTATTTTAaactcaataatttttttagacaTCTTTCCACCAacctctttatttatttattattaccgATATTTTTTCTGTAAAGGttgactttttttatttatctattatgATTCCAATTTGAAAAAGAATTCATGTATGTTTAGTTTTTGTACTCGATCTAAAAAAACTAAGAtagttatttttaaataatatttttatgcaGAGTTGCTTGATTCATAATTGAAAGCAAATTAGAGTTAATAACTAAATGAAACCATGACTAGAATCATTCGTCTGCCATGTGTTTGTTAAATTGTTTGTTAGAAGTTAGAACCCTTTTATTAGTTTCTTGTGATATTTACTCATTATTTTACATTCTATACAGCATTTAGATAAAATCATGTTTATAGTAATTTTGGGGCTGGTTATATTTTATGGTATGATCTTTGTCCCGACTTGTAACGAATAGATTGAATTTAAACATGAGTTGCAAAAATGATAtgacatgcatttttttttgtcgAGGCCCGAATTCAACGTggatgttttgatttatttttaatattttcaaaatgaaatattttcctaCATAAAAATGACATTCACTTTGATGCTCAAGTGAAAAATGATTTTTCCATACAATTTATTTAGTAAATCAAAAGATAagttcattttttaaaacatggaTCAAAGGAAAGACCATAAActataattaatcataattttgaaGTTTATTTGCGTATGAATATACAATGAAAAGACAAGAGGTTCAAAAGGAATTCCTAACACGCCGACTTACAAAAGCTAAAAGTATATATTGTTAAAAAAACAATTGATTTCTATTTATTTGGCTAAATGTCcttcaaattttaaaagtttGAGGAAAAATATGTCTTTTCTAAATATCATTTCATAAATAAACTaattatttcattaaataatcTTAAAAAGGTTGCTTCATCATTCGACTGATTATTACTTCCATTAATACTCTAATAAAAGGAAAGGTGGAATGGAGAAGCATCTTATTAATTAGCAGCGTCGTCACCATTATTGGATTCATTTTGTCCATGCAAAAACACTTCATATAAAgtgaaaaggaaataaaaacaaaataaatgttTATGGTATTAAAACAGGGTGCATAAAGGAAGTGGAAAGTTAGATCGCAAATACAATGTTTAAAATATATTATCATGCTAAAAAATGGTGGGCAACGGGAATCTCGTTTTGATTCAAAAGCATCACCAAAAAAAGAGTTTGATACATAAACTAGAGATTGGGATTCATTATATAATATTCATAGTTCCAaagatttaaaaattattttagctTAATTATTTAGAACTCTTGTTTCCAGTAAGGATGAATAAATATCTAAATTGTTCATACCCACTCAGGGTAGTGCATGATTCATAGGTTAAGGCATCTTTCGATAAtagcaaattaaaaaaaattaataattgtaCACTTTCCAATTAGAAACATATTTCTCATTAGAGAAATATTTGTCAAAAAAATTTAGTGTTTGCTTTATAAATTATAAGCATTTATAGGAGTTTGAATTTATGGAAATTTGTAAGATACAAAAAATTGAGTGGTTTAATTGATTTATAGGAAAACATAATATTCCTTAACAATCAGTAGATTTGTAGCCATTTAACCTTATTATTTCCTCATCATATATATGAAGCTCATTTATTTATACAATATTCTTAGTCTTTAGCTTGTTAATGCAGCAAAATGCTTCTAATTTCTAAACCATACTAATGATGAATTGAGTGGTTTGATTAATTTATGAATGTGCATTCCCCTTCAGAGAGAAGAAACCATTTATTTAGCAAACAATTATTGACTTCATATTAAAAGTTAAAGCTGTCATTCATAATAACTATTGCACccattaaaaaaggaaaacatagTCAAACAAATGATATTAATTGAACtaatactttttttttgttttttccacTTTATCAACTATTAATACCCTTCAAATTTGGACACATTCTGCTTTGCTTTCGACTTTCAAGGTTGTCAAGGCACATTTTTTAGGACAAAATTGATTCCACTAATCTCCATGTCATGTATAGACCCATTTGCTATTACTTATCCTATTTTATGATGTTtcatatgtattttatttttatttatttttgaaatttcaatttccA
This portion of the Salvia splendens isolate huo1 chromosome 10, SspV2, whole genome shotgun sequence genome encodes:
- the LOC121753365 gene encoding boron transporter 1-like, translated to MEESFVPFRGIKNDINNRLRCYKQDWSGGFKAGFRILAPTTYIFFASAIPVISFGEQLERSTEGVLTAVQTLASTAVCGIIHSIIGGQPLLILGVAEPTVIMYTFMFNFAKQRSDLGRELFLAWTGWVCVWTAALLFLLAILGACSIINRFTRLAGELFGMLIAMLFMQQAIKGIVDEFRIPKRADTSLPAFMTSWRFANGMFALVLSFGLLLTALRSRKARSWRYGSGSLRSLIADYGVPLMVLVWTAVSYIPSKNVPEGIPRRLSSPNPWSPGAYENWTVIKDMLNVPILYILGAFIPATMIAVLYYFDHSVASQLAQQSEFNLRKPPSFHYDLLLLGFLTLMCGLLGIPPSNGVIPQSPMHTKSLATLKHQLLRNRLVATARESIQKNSNLAQLYGNMQEAYQQMQTPLIYQQPSNSGLKELKESTIQLASSMGSFDSPVDETIFDVEKEIDDLLPIEVKEQRLSNLLQSTMVGGCVAAMPALRMIPTSVLWGYFAFMAIESLPGNQFWERILLLFTAPGRRYKVLEDYHASFVETVPFKTIAMFTLFQTTYLLLCFGITWVPIAGVLFPLLIMLLVPVRQYALPKFFKGAHLQDLDAADYEEAPAVPFNIPPEGELGSRLSFADGGEILDGIITRSRGEIKHICSPKVTSSSSTPAKDLKLQSPRLSGTAYSPRINELRGGRTPRGPYSPKTGEVGASNLGMNPHNSTSNQ